In Glycine max cultivar Williams 82 chromosome 4, Glycine_max_v4.0, whole genome shotgun sequence, the genomic stretch CCTTTGGACAAATGAATGGTTTAAAAGTTGAGCAGCAGTGGGACGATCATTTGGATTAACTTGAAGGCACTGCAGGATAAAATCTTGTGCATCTCTCGAAAGAGAGTCAGGAATAGGAGGTCGCTCACCTTTTCCAATTCTAAATAATGCCTGCATCTGTAGTTTGAAGAGATTAATTAAAACTCAACAGTAAAAACCAGCAGTAATGCAATTTTCACAGTTAGAGGTACATTAAtggcaaaatatatataagaatcaTCAACCAACATTTCTACCCAATACAAAACATGGGACACAGAACATCAGCAAAATCCATaagttaatttacaaaataaatggtagaaacattgataatttggATCAAAAGTGGTAGCCTGAATTGTTTAATAATTATCAAAcagcaaaagcaaaaaaaaattgcgaAGGCAAACacatgaaacagaaaaaaaaaatggtttgtggaattaaatcagaatttaaattgtgagaacTGAAGAGCCCTTGCTTGAgacagaaaaaacaaaaacgtgTTACATGATCACCCTCACTATGAGGCACCAATGTGTAACGGGAGTTAAATAGCAATAATATGGCACGTACACATTCTAAATCACGGTACGGAAGTTGGCCTGTTAACATCTCCAGTACAGTGCATCCCAGACTCCACATATCAGCTGGAAGCCCATAacccttgttctttccttttacAACCTGCATATTCCAGATTCTTATTAAGAACCGATAACTATGCTATAActaaatcaaaagaaaagggaTGTTTCTTTCTATATATGAGAAGGCAATGAATTCTTGAAACATGATATGTATAATCACGTCACcattatcaataattatatcCAGCTGTTCATTACATTGATCAAGCCATATGGCAAATAAATGGgacaaagcaaaagaaaaaggtaaaaattcaACTCTCCATATTCTCTAATACCATTAACAAAATGTAGCACGAATACATGATCTAATGTTGTtatgtaagtttatttttatggaGTTCTAATAAGTTCCTTATGTTCTAGGGTTTTAGACCAGTAGCATATTGAATGCATACAATTTTAACTGTATGAcaatataatttcatttaataactaataagtGTTCATTTCACAGCTAAATGAGGGCAGAAACTAATGTTACAGTCATGCATATATTAACATAACAAATTACTGTTAAGGAAATTATTTTGAAGTTTGGAACCATGTACACACTCCATTAATAAACTTGGCAGAAGAACCATTATGCAGTATTTCTGCTCAGATGTAAAGATTGAAGGCAAACCTCAGGCGCCATCCAGAATGCTGTGCCCTTCATTGATTTAACGTCATTCAATTTGGTTGCCTGAAAACAATTCATAAAGTGATATCAGAAAATGGAAATCATAAGCAATTTAACATCATTCAGACATCTATAACTGATACCAAAAtattcaagaaataaaagaaatcctAGATcgagaaacataaatgaaagaGAGTGAATACCTTTGCCAATCCAAAATCTGCAAGCTTGACAGATCCACTTGCATCCACCAATATATTTGCACATTTAATATCCCTTAAATTGGAGAAATATAATTAGAACATATTTACAATGATTGCTTCATCCCAATTACATAACTGATACAGGAATGCAGAAAATAGGAAGTGAAATAAATCACAAGCTGTAACCCAAAGAAAAAACTCTTCTCATTTAATTTCCAAAACTGAAAATCCCCACATGTATGTAACCATTCAACCAGACCTTAGTAACtagattttcctttttaatcatttgaatttgaaactcaAATTAACTCACAGCAGAAAGAAACTAATACGCCATCCACAAATACTAGACTATTAGTATTGAAAGGTAGTGGTTTAGGgcatgaaaaaaataacaatgacgATAATTGGATATCTTTTTTTCCCCCTTGGATTCTTCGGTTCACCTCACTCCTCAACTCTCTTCTTTGGCCAAATAAGTAAAATGcatttcaaagttcaaacaatgAAAATGAAGCAACATTtgtccaaaaaagaaaaagaacgtGACCAAataacaagaagaaaataaaacaaataacacaagttaTTTACAAAGAATATATTGCATTTATGAGACAGTATGCAAAAGTGAAAGTTCCTTTGAAGCAAGGAAAGCAAGACCATAGAACTCTTGTCAGCATTGTTCTAAAAGACTGAACCATACCATATGATTCAAGACCAGGATTACCACGTAAAAGCAGAAGTCATATATACATAAAGGAAAGTGAAACAGGAttgaaaatagaataaaatttagagTCACCTGTGAACCACATTTCGATCATGAAGATACTTCAAACCATGCAGAATCTGTCTCGTATAGGCAGATACTTGGGAATCTCGAAGAGTATACTTCTGATAGAGGCTTCTAAGGGAACCTTTCGTTACAAGCTCAAGAAAGATATACAACTTTGATTGATCCTGCATAAACATTGAGCAAAGTGTAAAGTACAAATCTCATTTTGAATAAGGAGCTAACTCTGATAGATGTAAGAGTATagacacccccccccccccccacccccaaGATAAAAATGAGTCATGAGACTAATATATTCCAAAATAGTACAGTACCTTATATCTGAACTTTTACGTTATTAGCTATCACAGTCATGTGGATTCTTTATCATACAATCATTAGACTAAATTTCATGGCCTATCATGACATCATGCCTTGACTCTTCACTACAAACATTCCACTTATATTGTAAACATTGTAAAAAGTGATAGGCAACTTCCAAATCTGTAATGGCAACTTCCAAAtagattcaataataataaacaagaaaaaaaatatcaaattgaacataaaagaagaaaacaaggcAAGACAACATAGACTCAACAACGGTGAAtaacatgaaaatattaaaatgaacataaagaaaagaaaatcagaaCAAGAAAGTACCATTTCTGTGCCATAGTATTGAACAATATTGTCATGCTCAAACTGACTCAAAAGTGCTATTTCCTGTGAGAGAAGACAAAGACAAATGtgagaaaataaacataatggGAGAAACATGAAGAACAGTAACCTCTCAAATGTTCTTGAGGTATTGCACAAGATAGCataatatttatgttaaaaaaaacttcttttttagttATCATTGAAGAATTCCATTATTAAGAAAAAGGTGCAAGTCAATCACCTGCTCCAATTGATATACACTTTGTTTTCCCTGAGTCCCTTGATCAAGCAGTGAAACTTCTTTTACAGCGAAAAAGAATCCATCACTACAGTGATTCAGAAAGTATAAGTAGCATGTTAGTATTTATTACTTGCATAACATAAAATAGATGCCAAATCATTGTAAAGCATGGCATTAAAAAAGCAGCAATTTGAAAGGAAGATGCTAAATTAGAAATAATCTTTTGAGACGTTTTTGGATTTGACAAAAATCTGGCACTAAACAACAATTACAACATCCATTACCCATGCAAAATCTAGCTCACTCACCTCATTACATTTTTCTACGGTTCTCTTTAAATAGGATTTTAAATATGTTCGCATTGTTTATTTCAACTAGAAGCAATTTGTATCAGTGCATCAATTTCACACAGTGTCCAAATGAACAACCTAATGAAGTTCAAATTCATTTCTATTCGGGATGAACAATAGAACACTTGCATAATTGAATGTCAGAAATTATCGTTATCACTTATCAGTAAAAGGCTAATAGCAAAGTTTATTAAAACCACCCAATAGCAAGACACCTTGGCAGAAAAAAACTATGAAAGGTTTAAAAGAACAGTTTTGTTAAGTATTATTGTCTTTAGGGATTTAATGGTTAAGAAATCAAAagtagaatattattttttttggaaagtgTACTATTTAATCTTACCAATGCACCCCAACCATTTCCCTTAAAGCAATAGGGCAATCAGCAATGGTTAGCAAAACCATTAAAAGAATTTAGGAAATTTAgcaaagaaaatcaaaacaatagAATGCTCATGCACCCTTCAAAACAATAGTTTTTATCTCACATCAAACAGACATTGGACACAAAGACACAAACCTCACACAGAACAAAGGGTGGTTGTCATCATGCTCTTTTTCAGCAGATCGTTGACCGACCAACATTTTGAATTAAGTAGGTAGTTGTCCACACAGAAAGTTACATTTTATGGGgacttcaaaacaaaaatctgtAAGTTTATAAACATGGCTGACACATTAGATGTGATGGAAATAATACATTTTAGCACGTCCTCCATAAAAGGAAAGCAATGGAATTTGGAGAGTTCAGAAGCCCTTGTGCTCCTATTCTGACCAAAAAGTACAGTGttctaaaagaagaagaaaatgaaatatttgacAACATTTTCTCATGTactgcaaaatatttttcaacccccccacccaaaaaaaaaaaaaaggttttgtttCAAAACTGACAGTTTCTAGGCCAGTTAGTTCAGCAGACATCAATCCGTCAGATTCAAGGAGCTCATTCCATAAACTATGGACAAAATTTAGGTGCTGTTACAGGGTGTACTTTTGccttgtttttcaaaatttaattggaactAAATTCCATCTAATGTAATAGATCTCCAGTAGTTTTTAAACACCTACCGACTACCACTAAAGGAAAGACATTACAGCAAAGAACCACAGTCTAAAGGGGAAAGGGAGGGGGAAGCAGCAACACCCCACAAGCTAAAATAGGCCAATTTGTGTcatttcctttaattttgaaGGACTGATTTTCTAATGGCTGAAGGAGAGACAAAAAATTTGTGTGTAGATGTGAATTATTAATGCAAGGGTGAAATTGTGTTTAAGTACGCCCAAGTCCCAATcccaaataataatattataaataaaatactaaaggTTTGAATATGTTTGTGGTTCTTAATAAATGACTAATTTTTGTTAGTTAAGTAATGACATGTTAGAATCTCAATGATTGACATGTATTGGAAAGATCCATTCACAAGATCACATTTCATTACTTAACTAATACCAGATACtaaaaacaaaagttttaatatatcaGATCCAATGCATGACATATTTATGTCAATACTAACAAAATACAATGGTAACAATGAAGTGGAAGGGAGAAAGAAGAGTGAAGATTGAAAGGCATTGCACTTACTCAGAAATTCCTTCATAAACGGAGCCAAAGGAGCCACCCCCGAGAAACTCACCCTTCTGCCAGCTTCCGGCGGTAATAATCCGTTTGATTCTCCCTTGCGGAGAAATATTATTAGACCTAGGGTCCGTGGTACTACTCGAAGAATCGTCTTCGTTCGAAGTAGAAAACGAACACGACTCCGAAAGCCCCGCCACAATCTCCGCAATCCTCGCCGCATTATCCACATTCTGTTCCTCTTCTCTCTTCGGACTCTCTTTAGTACCAACTTCCCCTTCTTCCTTCTCCGCCACTTCCCTCTCTTCATTGGAATGGTTCAACGGTAACCCTTCTCCCCCTTGAGGAGCCAAGTCCCTCAAGAGGTCCCACGAGGAACACGCGCTATCATCCACCACCTGAACCCTCGTTCCCGGCGGAGGCTTCAGCATCGGTGGCCGAATCCCCTTAATGCCATTGCTCGATTCATCTATCTCCCTGACCCTAACACTATCACTAACTCCGTGATTTTCACTCAATTCGCCTTCCTCTGCTGATTTGAACATTCTCACCTCGTTAACCTTCGATTCTTCTTCTACGTCTTCCTCGGGAATATCGAGGTTATCGAGCTTCAGTCTCGGGAGAATATCCGAAGAGGAGCGAAACTTCATGGCCTCCCACGCCGCAGCGGGAATAGCAAAGTCCTCTGGGCCGGAGAGGCCCAAACTGCGGCAAATTCGATCGAACTCGCCCTCGACGCCCTCGATTCGGAAGCTCGTGCGGTCGTAGAACTCCATGGAGCGCGTGTAGAGCGTGTCGTCGGAGGGGGAGGATACGACGTCGTATTCGGAGGAGGAGTATTTAAGAGCGTTACGGCGCTCGAGCTTGGGCTTCCTCCGCGGGTTCTTGCGATCCATGGTCTTGGTTTGTTTCCTGGGCTCAAAAATCCGAGATAGGTAATGCATCTAAATCCATCTAAAACGACGACGTCGCCGCCAATGGCTTCTAATATGGTTGTGTAATCGGTGTCAGGTGAGAGAGACGAGGGAGAAAGTAAACGGAGAGAGAAACAGGGGATTGATTTTGAACAAGTAAGAGAAACTGAACAAAGACTGCACACACGAGACTGGTAAACGTCGTTGAACTGGAAACACAAAACGCGGTGCCTGACTCGCTCGAATTTTGTCAAACATTACAATAGCAGGTTAATTAATAACATTCTTAAAAtacttatcatttaataaatttatcatgtattattgatttattaattgtgggaagatataataatttttctcttataagtTATCTTGGAAAGGGATTTTACTTGATGCAATTACCTCCAACAACAGGAAATCCCCAAGTGCAACAACAGTGACAAACTCAATGAgatattgatttcttttctttaaaaaaaaaagtccaccATGTTAGGTAGGCATATTTTATTATGGGCTTGACTATTGAGTTTTATAAGAGAATAACATAAGATGATAGATTGAAttgtatttcttaaaaaaattcatgtttaTCGGACAAATCTTATACAAAGTTGTAGCAACATTCATGTCTCTGTGAGTGTGTGAACAAtaaaactcataaaaaaaaggagcaaacttttcaatatatatgaatttttttaagaaatacaaTTCAATCtatcaataaaagataagtcaGACCCAAAGCCATATACATGTTCGTAAATCAGAGGGTT encodes the following:
- the LOC100819999 gene encoding mitogen-activated protein kinase kinase kinase 1; this translates as MHYLSRIFEPRKQTKTMDRKNPRRKPKLERRNALKYSSSEYDVVSSPSDDTLYTRSMEFYDRTSFRIEGVEGEFDRICRSLGLSGPEDFAIPAAAWEAMKFRSSSDILPRLKLDNLDIPEEDVEEESKVNEVRMFKSAEEGELSENHGVSDSVRVREIDESSNGIKGIRPPMLKPPPGTRVQVVDDSACSSWDLLRDLAPQGGEGLPLNHSNEEREVAEKEEGEVGTKESPKREEEQNVDNAARIAEIVAGLSESCSFSTSNEDDSSSSTTDPRSNNISPQGRIKRIITAGSWQKGEFLGGGSFGSVYEGISDDGFFFAVKEVSLLDQGTQGKQSVYQLEQEIALLSQFEHDNIVQYYGTEMDQSKLYIFLELVTKGSLRSLYQKYTLRDSQVSAYTRQILHGLKYLHDRNVVHRDIKCANILVDASGSVKLADFGLAKATKLNDVKSMKGTAFWMAPEVVKGKNKGYGLPADMWSLGCTVLEMLTGQLPYRDLECMQALFRIGKGERPPIPDSLSRDAQDFILQCLQVNPNDRPTAAQLLNHSFVQRPLSQSSGSSFPHIHGRKG